A window of Streptomyces sp. Je 1-332 genomic DNA:
GCTCCACCGACGGCACCCTGGACATCGCCGCCGACGCCGAGGCCGCCGACCCCCGCGTGCGGCTCATCCACTCCGAGCGCAACCTCGGCAAGGGCCACGCCCTGCGCATGGGAGTCCTCGCCTCGCACGGCGACCGCGTCCTGGTCACCGACGCCGATCTGGCCACCCCCATCGAGGAGCTGGAGTGCCTCGACAAGGCGCTCACCGACGGCCACGCGGCGGCGATCGGCTCCCGGGCGGGAGCGGACGCCACGATCGAGACGCACCAGCACCGCCTGCGCGAGCTCCTCGGCCGCAGCGGCAACTTCCTGATACGGACGGTCGCCGTCCCCGGAGTCCGCGACACCCAGTGCGGCTTCAAGCTCTTCGACGGCGACCGTGCCCGTGAGGCCTTCGCCGCGTCGCGCCTGCGCGGCTGGGGGATAGACGTCGAGATACTGCAGTACTTCCGCCGCTCGGGCTGGCCGGTCGCCGAGGTGCCGGTGCGCTGGGCGCACCAGGAGGGCTCGAAGCTCCGGCCGTTCGACTACGTGAAGGTCCTGGCGGAGCTGACCGCGCTCAAGGCCCGCGCCGTCCGCCCGAAGGACCTGCTCGTCGCGGCGCTCTTCCTGGCCATGGCGATCACCCTCTACTCGGGCCGCTGGGTGGCACCGGGCGAGCGCTACCTCCCGGACTCGCTCCAGGACCAGAACCAGTGGGAGTGGTTCTTCGCGGTGACGGCGGACAACATCCGCCACCTCCAGAACCCCCTCTTCACGACCCTCCAGAACCAACCCGACGGCGTGAACCTCATGGCCAACACGGTCATGCTCGGCCTCTCCGGCCCCTTCGCCCCCGTGACCTGGCTCCTCGGCCCCGCGATCGCCCTGAACGCGGCGATGACGCTCGGCCTGGCCGCGACAGCGGTCGCCTGGTACTGGCTGATCCGCAGGCGTCTCGTACGGCACCGGGGCGCGGCGGCCGTCGGCGCGGCGCTTGCCGCCTTCGCGCCACCGATGATCAGCCACGCGCACGCGCACCCGAACTTCATGGTCCTGTTCATGATCCCGCTGATCATCGACAGGGCGCTGCGGCTCTGCGGGGGCGGGGGCGAGGGCGCGGGCGGCCGGGTCGTACGCGACGGAGTCGTGCTCGGGCTCTTCACGACGTACCAGATCTTCCTCGGCGAGGAGCCGCTGCTGCTCGCCGCGGTGGGCATGCTGCTGTTCGCGGTGGCGTACGGGGCGGTGCGCCGTGATGTGGCGAGGGAAACGTTCCGCCCCTTGGCGCGCGGCCTCGGGGTGGCCGTGGCGGTCACCGTCCCCTTGGTGGCCTTCCCCCTCTACTGGCAGTTCTTCGGGCCGCAGAGTTACACGAGCGTGCTGCACGGCGACAACGCGGGCAACAGCCCGCTGGCGCTCATCTCCTTCGCGGAACGCTCGCTCGCGGGCAACGAGGAGACGGCGAACGCGCTCTCCCAGAACCCCACCGAGCAGAACGCGTTCTACGGCTGGCCCCTGGTCGCGCTGGCCTTCGCGATCGTCGTACGTCTGTGGGAGCGGGCGGTGGTGAAGGCGCTGGCGTTCACGGTCCTCGCGGCGGCCCTCCTCTCGCTGGGCCCGAAGTTCCGCATCCCGCTGACGGACGTCGTGCTGCCCGGACCCTGGGCGCCCCTCTCGCACGCCCCGCTCTTCGAGTCGGTCATCGAGTCGCGGGTGGCGATGGTGTGCGCCCCGGCGCTCGGCATGCTGGTGGCGCTCGCGCTGGCCGGACTCCTCCCCGCGGCACGCGGGATGACGGCCGCGCGGTACGCGGGCGTGGCCGCGGTCGTCCTCGCGCTGCTTCCGATCGTGCCGGCGCCGCTGCGGGCGGTGGAGCGGGCCAAGGCTCCCGAGTTCATCGCCGACGGGACCTGGCGGCAGTACCTGGGAGAGGGCGAGTCGCTCGTACCGGTACCGCTGCCGGACCCGGGGGGCGCGGAGGCCCTGCACTGGCAGACCACGGCCGACCTGGGCTTCTCCCTGCCCGGCGGCTACTTCAACGGGCCGTGGGGCCCGGACCGCGTGGGCATCTACGGGGCGCCGCCCCGCAACCTGTCGAACCTCCTGCGGGACGTCCGCTCGGCGGGCCGCGCCCCGCAGATCACCGACGCGTGGCGCCGGGCGGCGCGGGCGGACCTGGCGCACTGGAACGCGGGCGTCGTGGTCCTCGCGCCGCAGGAGCACGACGCGGAACTGCGGGTGACGGTGCAGGAACTCCTTGACCGGCCCGGAAAGTGGGTAGACGGGGTGTGGATCTGGGATCTGCACAAGGGGAGCTAGGGGCGACCGCCCGCACTACGCTGCCTGAACGCGAGGCACATCCGACGTCCGATATGCCGTCCCGGTACGAGACCGCTTGTGAGCCTGACCTGAGGAGCACCCTTGGCCTGTGATTTGTGGCTGGTCCCGCTCGTCGACGTGCTGTGCCACAGCCCCGACAATCCCTTCGCGGAGGAGATCGCGGCGTACGACAAGGCGCTGCACGAGGCAGGACTGCCCCCCGTCCCCGTCTTCGCCTACATGCCGGGCCTCTCCGGAGACGTGGCCCCGGTCGCGGGCTTCGACTACGACGCGCTGCATTTTCTGCGCCGGGCGTATCTGCTCCAGGTCTGCGGCCTCGAGGTCACGCCGGTGGACGAACTGGGCGGGGACTACGAGCAGTTGCTGGAGATGTTCGACTCGACGGCTCAGCAGTCGCATCTGGTCTGGCACTACGACCACGCGGGGGCGTACGTTCCTGTCGACTTCCCCGCGCCGCTCTCGAACGACGAACTTCTGTCGGGCGGCGGCCCGTTGGGCTCCTCCCAGGCGTTGCTGCGGGAACTGGAGTTCGTGGCTCCGTCGATCGGCATCGACGCGGCCAACCCTCCTCGCCCGCCGACCCCGCCTCAGGCGCCGACGTCCCTGGAGGAGCCGGCGGCTCCGGCTCCGCCGGACGACAGCCCCTTCGCGAGGGAACGCCACGTATGGCTGGGCCTGCACGCGGCGACGACGCGAAGCCTGGCGCAGGGTTCAATGATCATCTACAGCTAGTGCTGCCGGCGGACAGCGTCATGGTCAACGGCGATGGGGGTTTCGTGATCAAGGAAGAGCGTGTGGCTCCGCCTCGCGTGGTGGCCGCGGAGCGTATCGCCTCCGAGGCGGGTTTCAAGAAGAGCTGCATTCCTGAGGTGGGCAGGTTGCTCAGGCTG
This region includes:
- a CDS encoding dolichyl-phosphate beta-glucosyltransferase, which produces MSVDLTVVVPAYNEERRLAPTLAAIRAYLEGGSEGGDRDLRWELIVVDDGSTDGTLDIAADAEAADPRVRLIHSERNLGKGHALRMGVLASHGDRVLVTDADLATPIEELECLDKALTDGHAAAIGSRAGADATIETHQHRLRELLGRSGNFLIRTVAVPGVRDTQCGFKLFDGDRAREAFAASRLRGWGIDVEILQYFRRSGWPVAEVPVRWAHQEGSKLRPFDYVKVLAELTALKARAVRPKDLLVAALFLAMAITLYSGRWVAPGERYLPDSLQDQNQWEWFFAVTADNIRHLQNPLFTTLQNQPDGVNLMANTVMLGLSGPFAPVTWLLGPAIALNAAMTLGLAATAVAWYWLIRRRLVRHRGAAAVGAALAAFAPPMISHAHAHPNFMVLFMIPLIIDRALRLCGGGGEGAGGRVVRDGVVLGLFTTYQIFLGEEPLLLAAVGMLLFAVAYGAVRRDVARETFRPLARGLGVAVAVTVPLVAFPLYWQFFGPQSYTSVLHGDNAGNSPLALISFAERSLAGNEETANALSQNPTEQNAFYGWPLVALAFAIVVRLWERAVVKALAFTVLAAALLSLGPKFRIPLTDVVLPGPWAPLSHAPLFESVIESRVAMVCAPALGMLVALALAGLLPAARGMTAARYAGVAAVVLALLPIVPAPLRAVERAKAPEFIADGTWRQYLGEGESLVPVPLPDPGGAEALHWQTTADLGFSLPGGYFNGPWGPDRVGIYGAPPRNLSNLLRDVRSAGRAPQITDAWRRAARADLAHWNAGVVVLAPQEHDAELRVTVQELLDRPGKWVDGVWIWDLHKGS